One segment of Dolichospermum sp. DET69 DNA contains the following:
- a CDS encoding DUF2358 domain-containing protein yields MKSQLQMKQLITTLQQDLPPLFERDISYEIYTNDIYFRDPVNKFKGKFNYRLIFWTLRFHARLFFTEIAFDLHHVSESDNDTILATWTVRGVLRVPWQARLLFNGYSTYKLNPDGLIYEHIDTWDRKPGEILQQFWQRRNEAQ; encoded by the coding sequence ATGAAATCTCAATTACAGATGAAACAGTTAATTACAACCCTGCAACAGGATTTGCCTCCACTATTTGAGCGGGATATTTCTTATGAAATATATACAAATGATATCTATTTTCGTGACCCAGTTAATAAATTTAAAGGTAAATTTAACTATCGGTTAATTTTTTGGACTTTACGATTTCATGCTCGGTTGTTTTTTACCGAAATTGCTTTTGATTTACATCATGTATCTGAGTCTGATAATGACACAATTCTAGCCACATGGACAGTTCGCGGTGTTTTACGTGTTCCTTGGCAAGCAAGGTTACTTTTTAATGGTTATTCAACTTACAAATTAAATCCAGATGGTTTGATATATGAGCATATTGACACCTGGGATAGAAAACCAGGGGAGATTCTCCAGCAATTTTGGCAAAGGAGAAATGAAGCCCAATAA
- a CDS encoding methionine adenosyltransferase, protein MSRRYLFTSESVTEGHPDKICDQISDTIIDALLAEDPNSRVAAEVVVNTGLVLITGEITTKGHVNYVNLARKKIAEIGYTDAGNGFSADSASVLIALDEQSADIAQGVNSAKEARTEDSEELFDKIGAGDQGIMFGFACNETPELMPLPISLAHRIARRLAGVRKAGILPYLRPDGKTQVTVVYEDGKPVGIDTILISTQHTATIGEIIDDAGVQAKIKADLWKEVVEPIFGDITIKPSQETKFLVNPTGKFVIGGPQGDSGLTGRKIIVDTYGGYSRHGGGAFSGKDPTKVDRSAAYAARYAAKNIVAAGLADKCEVQLSYAIGVARPVSIFVDTFGTGKIDDEILLNLVKDNFELRPAGIIHVFNLRNLPSERGGRFYQDVAAYGHFGRTDLDLPWEHIDKVDVLKQAATEASSATIA, encoded by the coding sequence TTGTCTCGACGCTATTTATTTACTTCCGAGTCAGTTACAGAAGGTCATCCAGATAAAATCTGTGATCAAATCTCGGATACCATCATTGACGCGCTATTAGCAGAAGACCCAAATAGCCGTGTAGCAGCAGAAGTTGTAGTTAATACTGGTTTGGTGCTAATTACTGGAGAAATTACCACCAAAGGTCATGTTAATTATGTCAATCTTGCCCGTAAAAAAATTGCGGAAATTGGCTATACTGACGCTGGTAATGGCTTTTCTGCGGATAGTGCCAGTGTCTTAATCGCTTTGGATGAACAATCAGCCGATATTGCTCAAGGTGTAAATTCTGCCAAAGAAGCCCGAACTGAGGATAGTGAAGAACTATTCGATAAAATCGGTGCTGGTGATCAAGGTATCATGTTTGGTTTTGCTTGCAACGAAACCCCAGAACTTATGCCTTTACCCATCAGTTTAGCGCACCGCATTGCTCGGAGATTGGCAGGAGTTCGCAAAGCTGGTATTCTCCCTTATCTGCGTCCTGACGGTAAAACCCAAGTTACCGTAGTTTATGAAGATGGAAAACCTGTAGGTATTGACACCATCTTAATTTCCACCCAACATACAGCTACCATTGGGGAGATTATTGATGATGCTGGGGTACAGGCCAAGATTAAAGCTGACCTGTGGAAAGAAGTAGTAGAACCTATATTTGGGGATATTACTATCAAGCCAAGTCAAGAGACTAAGTTTTTGGTTAACCCCACCGGTAAGTTTGTCATTGGTGGACCCCAAGGAGATTCCGGGTTAACAGGACGGAAAATCATTGTTGATACCTACGGTGGTTATTCTCGACATGGTGGCGGGGCTTTTTCTGGTAAAGATCCCACGAAAGTAGACCGTTCAGCAGCTTATGCGGCTCGTTATGCAGCAAAAAATATTGTTGCGGCTGGGTTGGCAGATAAATGTGAAGTACAGCTAAGTTACGCCATTGGTGTAGCTCGTCCTGTGAGTATCTTTGTTGATACTTTCGGCACGGGTAAAATAGATGATGAGATTCTGTTGAACTTAGTCAAGGATAACTTTGAACTCCGGCCAGCAGGAATTATCCATGTGTTCAATTTACGTAACTTACCAAGTGAAAGAGGCGGACGTTTTTATCAGGACGTTGCAGCTTATGGTCATTTTGGGAGAACGGATTTGGATTTACCTTGGGAACACATTGACAAAGTGGATGTGTTAAAGCAAGCTGCAACTGAAGCTAGTTCAGCGACAATTGCTTAA
- a CDS encoding pentapeptide repeat-containing protein: MKLQLLAIMALITPLFLANSVQAGSQKDLQKLLSTRECIQCNLSGLNLSGTHLIGADLRGANLQGANLTNANLEGADLTGANLAGANLTSAFVTNVNLKKANLNGANLTRATINDSNVYQASMENMNISDAGIFNTGIGIGGEDGAMFPDWE; the protein is encoded by the coding sequence ATGAAACTTCAACTATTAGCCATTATGGCCTTGATAACTCCCCTGTTTCTAGCTAATTCAGTTCAAGCTGGAAGCCAAAAAGATTTACAGAAACTTTTGTCAACTAGAGAATGTATTCAGTGTAATCTATCAGGACTTAATCTCAGTGGTACTCATCTAATTGGTGCAGACTTGCGAGGCGCAAATCTTCAGGGTGCTAACCTTACAAATGCTAACTTAGAAGGTGCTGACTTGACTGGAGCAAACTTAGCAGGTGCTAATTTAACATCAGCTTTTGTTACTAACGTCAATTTGAAAAAAGCCAATTTAAACGGCGCAAACCTTACCCGGGCCACAATTAATGATTCCAACGTCTATCAAGCATCAATGGAGAATATGAACATTTCCGATGCTGGTATATTTAACACAGGAATTGGTATTGGTGGGGAAGATGGAGCTATGTTTCCTGATTGGGAGTAG